The following DNA comes from Oreochromis niloticus isolate F11D_XX linkage group LG23, O_niloticus_UMD_NMBU, whole genome shotgun sequence.
CAATGTGAGCTCACATTTATATCTCAGCACAGAGCTGGACCTTCTGGAAATGTACACACTTCCTCTCAGTGAACAGTTAGTCATGTCTGCGGAGGACCCAAAGTGCCAAAAGACAATATGACTTGGTATGTAAAATCATGTAGAATCATAAACCTCCCATATCGCACTTTGACTGATTTCAGTTCAAagtgtcaggttttttttttttaaaaaaataaaaaaaaatatgaaagcaAATATTAATGCTGAAGAAAGTTAAAACATCATTTTGTCAGTTTTtctaaacacattttattagttttgttgcatttactggaattctttttttctgaacttTTTGATTTTGGTATTTTTGGTCTTCCATAAATGTTGACTCAACAAGGCTGAAGGAAAAGGTGGTACGCCTGACTGAAATGTTCACGTATTGAACAACAAGAAGTTCAACACCTCAAAGATTTCTTATGCTGTCCCctgaaaaatgtatatttcacATGTGTATATGTTATTTTTGATTAGATCCTTCATGTAACCTTAACAGTTTCATCTTGTTTGTGGACACACAACCATCTGCgttaaagaatgaaagaaaaataataaaacttcCTCTTTCTAACTGCGTGCTGAACTGTTGGTTCTTTAATGTCACGTTAAATATGCTGTTTGTACAAGGACAAAAGGACAATGAAATCTCCCCAAATTAAAGCAGTAAGCGCACACTTAATTTCAGCTCATTTTATTTGCATCTGCAAAAGTATATTGACGGCGTATAAATACATGTACATGTATAACAAGGAGGCAGTAGACAATATTAGGAAGCAACAGTCCTGTGGCCTATTTCGGTGTTTTAAGCTGCATAAGATGTAAAGCTCATAAAACATATGATTTCAATGATTACAGGCTTATGTGAACAGCATTGTtggcaacaaaaacaaaacaagaagctACAAATGATGCTGCTGCAGTCGTCAGTATCGCAGCAGGCTGATATGAGTGTTAATGCCAAGGAGCATTTGACATGAACTGCTCAGCTGACTGTAATCAGAAACGTCTCCATGTTAATATTTATCCAAACATTACATCTGTTCACTAAAAAGCATTAATGCTGGAAAATATTTAAGTTAAGCCGCTAACAGTCGACATGATCCCGAGCAATGCTTGATTTTTGGGTAGCATTGttcatatatacagtatatacacgtACGGTTTGTTTAAATATACTGGATGATGTCATGCTTTCATACCTTTCTAACAACATATGTCACAAACTAGTCTACGTACACATTTACGATATTTCTGAGTATTGTAAACAACTGAGCTGAAGCCAAACTACCAATCAACACACAGACTGAGCTGTAGTTCAGAACCAGACTATTAAAAAGTATAGGCAAAGTCACAGTGTGTACCCAGGCTGCATTTACACTATTTATAATATGACTATTAATTTCAAGAAATCATGATTGTGCCACCTGCTTTCTGCAAAACTGTGGTTGAAGTAACGTGTGATACCAAATACTGCATGTTGCCCATAATCTGTTTAGACTGCTTGGGTGGGACTTGAACTAAAACAACACTGTTTTTCCGAGCTGCAGTTAACCAGAAGGCATTTCTCTGAGTGAGTCTTTGTTCATTATGAAGAAGGCAATGCCAGGTGTGTTTAGATTGGCAGGTTTTAACTTTGGCCTGATGTAcattggaaaaaataaaaaattcaagACACAAATTTTACACCAAAATAGTTGATCTGCTTTGATCAGAATGAATGTTATTTGAGCTTATTGGTTATACATTAGAACACTTTTTGCATGTGTAAATCCAGCCTTTAGGACATTTAAGCAAAGGGTTAGGGGGAGGGGGAGATTCACTTTACATTAATGGCATTAAGCACTAAGCAAAAACTAGAACACACTTTTACTTTCTGCTCCATGTCTACTTTAGCCAACAGATTACATTTCATGTGGTGTTCCAGATAGCAAAATGCTCCCAATGACACCAAAGCCTTAGTGTCTGATGAAAGAGTTAATTTTAACGTTATGAATACGACCACCTGTTGATTCCTGACCGTGCTGAAACTGAGATGCTCTGTTTGTTCCACTTGTTGGAGCGATGCTGTACTTCACAGTTTGTTTTCACCAACTCATCAAACGTAGGATTCCTCAGCAAACAGGAGCTGGTCAAAGTCTGGCTCTGCTGTGGGATCGCTGCATCTCTTCACCCACTCCCTGCGGCTCTCCACCAGGGCAAGCGCCACCTGGTGGCTGCTCTGGGGATTGCTTTGGGGGTGAGAGGAGAAGTAGTCCCGCACTGCTTTGGTGGCACACGGGGAGAGGCAGTAACGGGCCTCTGATGTGCCTCCTTGTGAATCCACCCCGGACACTTTCAGCCCCGGGTCGCTGGGCAACCTCGCCCGGGTGAAGGTGGCGGCTCGGTCCACAACTTGACGTCCTGGTTCGGACCCGCGGCGCTGATATAGCCGGGCGTTGTGGTCCTGCTCTGTGGATTGAGACTTGGGTCGCTTGAATAGGGACAGTGATGGCCCCCCTTGCTTGTAAAACACAGACGGCGATGGCTGCTTCAGTTCAGTCGCATCACTTTGCGCAGCACACTTCTGGGCGCTGGTATCACTCCAGGGAGTTTTCTGTCTTAAAGTTATCGGAGTCTCTGGGGAATGGAACCAGGCAGATTTGGGGAACTGGAGGTTTCCTGTAGAGTGATAGTGTGAAGGGGGGCTGGAGGAGTCCTGCTTGAGGAGCCCTGCTTTTCCCTTCACATGGCTCCCTCCTGCTCCACCTGCATCTTTGGGAGGTCTACAGGATGTTCTGGGTTTGGTTTGGCTGCCTGAGATCAGGTTTGCAGCTCCTTTCTCAcctgcttttcctttttctggtTTCCCAGGTGTGAGCGACTTATCAGGCCTTCCCTGGGTGGAGACAAAGGTAGATCACATAAACAACTGTCGGGGAAGTCTTAGTTCTTGAGCTTTGAGAGCTAATGTAGTCCAGAGAATCTAACCTCTAAGGTTCATCTAGTCATCATTCAGGCTTTTCTAACTGCATCTTACAGTCTTTATCCAGTAAGGGGAGCTGGCTCAGGCAAGTTTCTGAGGGAATATTACTTCCATCTGTTACTTGGTCAGCTTTAGGTCTGAGTCAAACACTCCAAAAAGTTTCTTATTACCAATACTCGTAATAATGCAATACAACAGGGATATAACTAAACTGAATTATGGCAAAACTTAACGTGGGCAAAACTGTCGGTACCTTTccattaaagaaagaaaaacccacAACAGTCACTGCAATAACTTGAAACGGACACAAGCAGTATCCGTTCATCCAGAGTAATAACAAATATTGAATTACTGAAAATTAACTAATGAATTGTGGTTcaacagagtaaaaaaaaaaaaacttcataaaaataaaataacttcaGTCAAGTGATTTCTGTAACTCAATGAGGCTTCTGCACCTCTCCACAGGTATTTTGGCCCAATCCTCATGAACAAACCACTCCAGCGATCTCAGGTTTGAAGAGTGCACGTTAAACTTTAGTCACAGGAACGTCAAGCTTCGTGGAGTTTTATAGCCTTTAACCACAATTCAAAAGTGGTCCACACATCAGGGGTGTCAGTGGTGTTCGGATAAAGTTCATCAGAGGATAAAGTCTAGGCTAGGTGAGGGGTTAGCCAAATAAATGTTCCAGCTATCTGGCACCAGAAATACTAATTTGTCTCATTCATGTTACCAGTGTTACACAGCACTTCACTTTTGCATTAAGCTGCCACCTGTCACACAAAACAGCTCCCCCAAAAAAGGTTTGGTGTTTTGGACAAAGTGAATGGTTGCCTGTAGGTCAGGGGTGTGAGACGTTTACACggtgggccacatacagcccgctttgatcttaagtgggccggACAACTGAAACGCTGCTTTCTGTCACTGTAAGTCacatatttaactgtttttctacGCGatgaagaaaaagctgctgtgagaaagaaagagacctGTCAGCACGACAAATTGGACTTACATTGTAAGAATTAAATGTGTAGAATTACAGAAAAGGTTCTCTTAGCTGATCGCCCAGACTGTCCAGTTTTTtgtcttgttattttttaactgtagtcataaaaaaacaaatttctttagtagaaggtgaaaaacagaaacttttctgtcatttaattgtttattgctTAATGACTTTGTGTCGTATGAATGTTCATAAATTATAAGTCCAAAATTTCTGCTTGTGCTTGCTTGTGGTGTGCCATGGCTCTGCGCTACATGCAGACATTTCTGCATCTCTGCCATTCAAAGACACTTTGtatatagtttatttttaaataacattCAATACTGAACTGTACATTTTCAAGGAAGCAATTTTgtattcagtgtttttataaaagccttatttttatgcatttactAGGGAGAACACATATGAGGTTTTccattgtggaggacaaaaggtTTGAAACTTGTCCAGACCTTAAAGCGCCTAATTGTTTGACACTCCTACTGTAGggttgtcagagcaaataactAAACTGCTAGTGCTGCTAGTGGTAAGCATATACTTGGCTTTGGTTCTCTGGATCGAAACTTCAATTccattcaatttaattttatttatacagcgccaaatcacaacaacagtcgcctcaaggtgctttatattgtaaggtagaccctacaataatgcaacagagaaaaacccaacaatcatatgacccccaatgagcaagcacttaggcgacagtgggaaggaaaaactcccttttaacaggaagaaatgtccggcagaaccaggctcagggaggggcggagcCATCATCTGCGACCGGtcggggtgagagaaggaagacagaataAAAGACATGAAACTTGAAATGAGGATCCATTTTTTGAAGTGTTACCTTCTTTAGTCACAACTTTCTACAGGCAAACAGTCCACACAGCAGAACTAAAGTCAAAATACTTGCGATTGCCATGTTTCACAGCTCACTAACAGCATCTGATTGCTCGACTAGTTGATACTGCCCTCTGGTGGTGTGTTTTAGATCTTTTTTCCTCAAGAAACATTCCTAATTAGAGGCCACATTtcaaatgagagagagagatcttaATGATTTGCCTGGATACATTTAAAAGTGCAAAGTACAGCCGGAACTTCATTCACTACTGCTTCAACAaactatgtttaaaaaaaaacaaaaacaacttatGTTAAACTATGTTTAATGTCCAGAAAGATTTTTAGGACATTAAATCACACGAGTTGATTCTTCAAATTTTTTGATTGCATAAATTAATTTTGAAATTCTGGTAGGAAAGGAGGGGTGTGTGACTTGAAAGATCTATGGGGGAACACAAAGGTTCCCTGGTCAGCTACTGGAACAGGATAAGGAACTGTAATCCACTGGAAGAGGTCAAATGTCACTGACCAAAAGCAATTCAAACCAAAGCCATATGATTGAACACAACATTTAAATGGGactgcatttaaatgttttatttaataatataatataatatgggATGAAAATGTGGATTTGAATGATTTTGCCCCCTAACTGCTGTTTTACATAAAAACATCACTTATCACTGTTTCACTTACTGCAGTCTTGTCCTCTTCTTGCTTCTCCAAGTTGTCTTGTTGGGTGAGTGAAAGTCTTCGGTCTTTCTTCAGCCATGAATTTGGGTGGAGACCCCTACAGCCCATTAATGTCCCCCAGCTGACGGGTTCTTTGGGTGGGGAATTTTTGGGGCAAATCTCCTGCTCTGCATGTTCACTGGAGGCCAGTACAGAGCTGATGGTGAGGGGTGTAGAAGTGACAGCGGTGGAAAGAGATCCAGAGGAGGAGTTAGATGGCAGATACGTCTTTTTTGGGTAAAGGCCCCTTCTGGTTGCCCAGGTCTGGTCACCACTTAGGGAGTCTAGAGAATCAGGGGAGGAGCGGGTTGGTGCAGGGGAGGTGGGGGTGGATGAGAGGCTGGAGGAGCTGGCTTCCAACCCAGACTCACCTCCATACCTCCTATTTTGAACTCTAGAGTGCATTCTGGTGACTGTGTGGTTGCTAGGCTCCTTGGAAAGCTCTTCCTCACCGTCTTCATCCTCACCAGTGACACCATCTGTGCTAGCTGATGCGCATGGCCGAAACTTGGCCACATACGCTATAGCTGGCTCTGAACGCCGGCGCTGCATGTGCCGACCCTCTAGGGACAGCGACTCCAGGGTGGAAGAGGTGTCCACAATTGGTGCATCCTGCCTGGGGCTGGAGAGGTCTAGTTCCTGTCTTCTGTGTCTTCCCAGTGGATTGAGACGTGTTTCTGGTGCAGTATCCTGGTCGTAATCACTGAATGTGAGGATGGAGTCCAAGCTGCCTTGTAGGGGTTTAGGCTGGAGGCACCTTCTGTTGCAAAGGCCTGGTGAGCCACCACTGCTGTTGTCTAACTCATTCTCGAGACTGTCATAGGATGAATCGGTCAGAGGGTAAATCCAGGATTCTGATAATCCCCAGGAAAATTATGGATAATtggataagaagaagaaaagagaaggaggaCACACTATAAAAGATGTACGTAGGTGGGTGGAAAACAAGAAGCACAAACAATATTGTTAAATACTCTATGcagtgatgtttttgttttctgagacCTTTATAGAAACCACAAAGTCCTTTGTTCTTGCTCTTTGACTGTCTGTGAAGACATTTGTTCACCTTTATCTTAATTCACCTTAATTTACCAAATCTGTACTTGCACTCCTCAGTGAAACTGGAATATACTTCTCGAAACTGAACAGAACTTTGTGAGAGCCACAGAGGGAGGAGAGTAATAATTGCTGAATATAAGACAGAGAGATACAATGTTACTAGCCTAACTTAAAACCTTTGTGAGCCTCTCACAAAAGCATCTTCATGTTGTTATTCAACAGTGCGCACACAGAGGTTAGCAACATCACAAAGCACTTCCATGTACTTTGTACAAAAATCTTTAGTATTTgatcataaaataaataacattacaCGCCGAAACAGCTTTTAAAATACAGCTGTTAATGGAATTCGGATTAAAAGTGCTAGATAATGCTACAATACATTGTTCAGGTATCACTGAATGGGGTTTTTCAGaatcttttctttgactttaaTAAATACCTGTAGACTCACATGGCATGCAGGAAAACCAACACAAGAGCACTGTGTGCTGACAGGTGTGCTCTTAAACACAGATTTCAGGTTTATATTAGCAGACTCATTTGTAATGAAGTAACTCTTCTTTGAATAAATATTTTGGTCTACCTGATCTAGTTTGGGCAAGCAAGGCAATCAGTGCTTGTCCagtgaaatctaaaaatagaCCTCAATTAAAAAGTACTAAGTAAAGGCAGTTTCTCTCCTTTCTTCTCAAACAGAACTATGCTTTGTTCTCAGGATGTTTGCATCTATCCTTTGAAATACTGTCATCTTGTGGCCACAATTAGTTATAGTCTTTTGAACATAGCACATCCCTCTTAGCAGTAACTTGATGATTGTCTGTAGCTGATTCATTTAGTGGACATCTGTAAATTGTAGCTACATCAAAATAACCTGGTTTACACTCCCTTAAATGGGCTCGGCACTccttctttaaatatttatacCATGTCTATGTCATGAAGAACTTGTATGAGTATACAATGCATAAATGTATCAATTCAAATGCTATTAGACACACTTCATCCGTCAAATAATAGCACTCTTACCAATTAAGACTGTAGACATTTTAAACAAGCATTCAAGCATTCAGTGGCAACACAATGATTCAGGGTGATGAATTAGACATAAAGATAACAGAAAGTTAATTAAAGGCTCTCCAACTTGTGAGAGTTTAGCCTTGAGCAAACATTTGTCTCATTTGTTTGGGTACCTGTTCCCATCTCCTCACTGTTGAGTCTCTGTGGAGGCCCTCCGAACAGGGAGGAGGGATGCTCTCTGAGAATCTCCTGACAGTGTTCAATCATGAACTTCACCAACTCACAAACCTACAGGAAGAGAAAAGTGGATACTAAGCCAGTGTAGTAACATAGGTTGGAATGCCAGTTTTTCAAGGCTGCGTGAAAGCACTTTAAGCATTTACAGTAAGCCAATTATCTGAGCAGCTACTTGATGTTACAAAACTTCATACTATGTGGAACATTTCTCAGACTTTGCTCCGTTCCCGTCCCAAAAACAAGAAGTCAAACTGGTCAGAAATGAGAGCTTTCAGCCTCTATGAAGCAGACATTCCAGTAAGAAAACCTTGAAGGTGTTTAGTGTTACGCTGCTCTGACtaacacaaaaacaactttCAGTTGACTGTTTAATCAGCTTAATACGTTCTGTAACTCAACATATATAGACTTGAACGTGGGTTCATTTATCCTAGTCTCCATTAATAAGATTTTTTCCCCCAGACCAGCAGATCTCAGCCTGAAGTGGCAACGTCTCTGCTCTTTGTCACTGTTTTTGTTGTCTGCGGGTAAAAGTAATGTTTTCCTTGTCAGTGAACTGTGAAGCTGCTCAGActgatttatttaattatgttGCACTGATCCTACGAGTCAAAGTCATCATAGGAGTTACAAACTCTGTCTGAGGTTTGGGTCAATTTGCAAAGCTGTTAAATTGATATTTCACCttagagaaatattttttgAGCAGGTCTTTGAGGAGGGATTCAGTATGGCACAATTGCATTCATTTAGCAAAACTTTGCTAAGAAAAATTCTGATGTGATGCTGTTGATCTTCCACACTCACCTTCTTGGTTCCTTCTCCCTCCACCTCAGGGCTACACGGCACTCCAGGTGGCCAGAGCATGCTGGGAGCAATGCACACTGACAGATTAAAAGTAGTCATTTGGTTCTCCTGGGCGTTGCCTTGGATACCGTGAAGAACAGCCAGCAGGTAGCGTAGCAGGAGTGCGTTCTCTTTGGGCAGCCGGCAAATCATCCTTCAGGGAGACAAAACAGCGATTGtgcaaaatgtgttttagcTCCTGCGATTAATGTTCAAGCAGTACAGAGCATGTTGTATGTTACCTCTGTACATCTTGcacctgctcctcctcctcctcctcttcttccagcACCTCCATCCAGTCTTCATGGAGCTCACAGCTCAACAAGCTGCCCGGGATGCTGCGCAGGAAATCCTGAAGACAAGCATGCagcaacagtaaaagaagaaagaagataTCAATCGTGAAAggaactatttttttttccacataagAAACCCTTTTCAGAAAGGAATATACAACATTGTTGGTTCATTATGTTTTGCTCCTCCCTGATCCTGGTTGTGCCggagtttcttcctgttaagatggagtttttccttcccactgtcaccaagtggcTCTCATATGGGGtcctatgattgttggggttttctctttattattgtcGGGtctttacaacataaagcatctTAAgttgactgttgtgatttggcactaacGAGCTCAAGCCTTTATAACATTACATAATCATACATTCTGATTACAGTTCTGAAGAGTTCATACAGTTCATACATCCAATCCACGACAACCTGTTTCTCAACCGAATAATTGGGTTATTTTAGATCAAAAAGAGGACTGATCTGAAGTGTCAAACTTGGATCTCCAAGGGCCAAAACCATGCACTCTGAATATACTTAGAAGGAGTTTGCCACACACCAAACTCACAGCAACCAGTTTCaaaaccctttaaaaaaaaagaaaaaaaaagggccaTTTAAGAAAATCACAATACATCctgatgcaaaaaaaataatgaaattttATTCTGATCTTGTGGATACATATCTACCTGTATCATCCTAaaccaggggtctcaaactccagtccttgagggccggtgtcctgcaacttttccatgtgtccctgttgcaaaaacacctgaatacaattagtaggtcattagcaagactctatagaacctggctgcatgctgaggtggcagttcagccatttgattcatgttacggCAGCTCATaagtgaatgaacatggtgcagtaaaagtacttttagaagtacatttttccaaacacttatATTAACttacatttacttgagtagggttagggtttgccacttcagcatgcagtcaacttctatactcttgctaatgacctactaattttattcaggtgtgtagcaacagggacacatggaaaagtttcaggacaccggccctgtGATGAATCTAACTGCACATTCAAATTAAACTTGTCTTCACATCTCTATCAGTTGAGATGTGAATACGTGATGGGGTAATAGAAACGTGGCTACTGTGCTGTAGTTGAGTTTCTCCTTTCAGTTTAGATACtttttgagtttttctttcGTGCTAAATGGAGTTGAATTGAAACCATCACTATCGACTGCTTTGTTGTCAAGCTGTGTAAGCTAGCCTGTTAGCTTGTAGTCTCTGTGGAGATGACGCAGGCTACACGAGCACCGGTTGTATAGATGTAGGTAAGAACCTACAGGTGGTTtagggcagcggtccccaaccttttttacctcacggaccggtttatgcccgagaatattttcacggaccggcctttaaggtgtcgccgataaatacaacaaaataaaacaagtaccggtaccgaaaaaaagaagatttattcataacacacgtgaaaagacccaggaaaaccgagttaacgataaaaacgataacaaaataacactgaaaactgataaaaaccctgaaaaccatacatttcacacctgagcctccactctcgcggcccggtaccaaacgactcacggactggtaccggtccgaggaccgggggttggggaccgctggtttaGGGCATTCTGCAAATTAATCATCCTTTAGTGAGTTGAGCGCCTTAGGAAACAAATCCACATTGTAATCTTGTGTGTGCCCGTTGGCTCATGTGACAATGTATTCAGTCCTGTGCTATGTTGTTGTTGCAACAGATAAATATTCCCAATTCTGAAATTGTGCAACAGCACAACAGTGAAAAACACATTCAGATTAATTGATGGTAGTGCATGTATGAAATGGAGCGTTTGTTCCTGAACCCAGTAGGTTCTGGTTGGTCTGTTTAAGTGGGAGTAAAAAAGTCCTCTTACATAAACTGACAATAGCCTGGCAAGAAATTATTCAGTGTTAATTGGAAATAACACTGAATGTGCTGCTGTGTGAAGACGTTGTCGAGTTTAAGCACTCATGCACAGAGGCTCTGTTATCCCTCCAGATTAAACAAGATTATAGTCCAGATTATATTAACAAGCGTACTATGCTCCTCTGCTATGAACAGGCTGTCCTGCAGCTGCGTACACTACAGAGATGCAGGAGAAGCTGATTAATGCTGTGTTAACAGATGTGGGTAAGTAAGCGTCAGAGATTCATGCACACAAAGAGCACACCATGGTGCTGTAAACCAATCTCCCACCTTAAAGACTCCAGCTATGATGAAGATGTGGTCTCGCGCCAGAGGAAGCTGAGATTCTCCAGCATCCAGAGCATCCCGCAGCTCCCTGACAGCTCGGGCGCCTGCCGGCCGACGGAAAATCCCACGCGTCCACGAACCCTCATGGTAGAGAAACGTCAACATGTCCtgtgagagagaagagaaaaaattgGAGAGGGCatcctttttatttctttaaaggtacagtgtgtaaaatctcaccactagatgtcagtaaaTTGCAGATTGCAGTCAGCTGTTATTTCTCCCTTCCGAATTCAAGTGCATAATCCAGCCAGCCTGGTTGTTGTGGGACAAACAAGTCAGGCCCTGGTTCTCTAGTGAATGTACGGTATAAGTCCATCGTTTGCCCCAGCTATCAATATGCTGGTGTTCATTTCTATTCACTCTGAAGGAAGGTGCAGAACTTCGTAAAAGGAGTGCAGCCAATCCTTAAAAGTAAGCTCTGTGTAAGGAAAATAACAAACTTTATTGCACAAATCAAGTCCAAGGAATTGTCTTTAGACCTCTGAGACAGAATCAAGCCACAAATCTGGGGAAGTTCCCAATAAGCACAGTGGTCCCATCATCCATAAATGGAAGAAGTTTAGAATCAGCAAGACTCTTCTTAGATCTGGCCACTCTGAGAGATAAGGGTAGTAAAGCCTTAGTCAGGGAGGTGACCAAGAACTCGATGGTAACTCTGACAAAGCTCCAGCTCTGTGGAGAGAGGAGACCCGTCCAGGACAACAACCACTTCGGCGAGATGGAAGCACGTGACAGCCGACCAGAGTTTGCCAAAAGGCACCTGAAGGACTCTCAAACTATGAAAAACCAAATTCTCTGGTCTGATGAAGCAAGGATTGAACTCTTTAACCTGAATGCCAAGTGTCATGTCTGGAGGAAACCAGGCACTGCCCATCACCTGACCAATACCATCCCTAAAGTGAAGCACGGTGGTTTCAGTAACATGCTGTGGGAATGTTTTATAGCAGCAGGGTCAAGGCAAAGATGAATGCAGCAATGCACAGAGACATTCTGGATGATAACCTGCTTCAGAAAACCAGAGCACTCTGGACCTTGCACTGGGGAAAAGCTCCATCTTACAACAGGACAGCAACCTAAGCACACAGCCAATATAACAAAGGAGTGGCTTTGGGACCACTCTGTGAATGTCCTTGAGCGCCCGGCCAGAGCTcagacttgaatccaattgaacAACTCTGGAGAGCTCTGAAAATAGCTGTGTACTGACACTACCCATCCAACCTGATGGAGCTTGAGAggttctgcaaagaagaatgggaaaACTGCCCAAAAATAAGTGTGCCAAGATTGTAGCAACAGGTTAAGATTTCAGGTTTATATTTACATTCATGCTGATCTGTAAGATGTCAATAAAAACTTCCAGGACCCAAATGAAATGTGTGCTTTCTGTCACTCAGTGTGAACGCTCACCATGACTGGCTTTGGCAGAGTGTCCCCTGCACAAACGGAGCTGAGTGGCTGGCCGAACAAACAGCCTCGCGCAGTGCTGAGGGACAGCTCATTCAGGTTCGAGGAGGAGCCTCGCCAGAAGGCCCAGGCGATAAGCGAGCGCCTCCTTTTGAATGGCTTCCCAGAGAAATCTAAAGAGATGACAGCAGCCCAGAAAGCTGAAATTATAATGCtctaatttttattttgaatttcttTGACACAGAATGGATGATTTTACCTGCGTGCTGTTGTGGTGGCTCAACAGGTCGAGGCTTGAGGATGAACTGAAACTGCTTGTACACCTGCAGCTGCTCCGCCTTCAGTCTGTCTGCAGGTGGAGCAGCAGCATCCCTGCCTCCTCCCTGAGAGTATCTCACATGACTCATGTGGATGCTGAAGGGAAACTCATGAcctaagagagagagaagaagagacaatAGTGCTGCCTGAAGGCTCAGTGTTGTTGCTATAAAACAAGATCACATTATGAGTGAGCACACACTCTCTCTGGAGCTACATCACACTCGTCTCCAGGGATGAAAGGTACTAGTG
Coding sequences within:
- the LOC100707258 gene encoding rho GTPase-activating protein 20 codes for the protein MDNMSPQQQQDSLSRGGALQEHKRRTKSQSYRRQSAPSLVITKALTRSKTLSRESFLVPICPETCPLIQSFLTGSDRSFLLQGHAQLKTGMQTQDRHLFLFTDILVIAKAKSANHFKQKAQVRVCEMWTAGCMDEVCEGSTNPERSFVMGWPTCNCVATFSSAEQKEKWLALLKSRIKEEKEIEEPKTIPVRVYGKGINTFALTKTIPVSNSDSTNEVIRLALQQFGIIGNVKDFQLWVLSKRDNAPYPLIGHEFPFSIHMSHVRYSQGGGRDAAAPPADRLKAEQLQVYKQFQFILKPRPVEPPQQHADFSGKPFKRRRSLIAWAFWRGSSSNLNELSLSTARGCLFGQPLSSVCAGDTLPKPVMDMLTFLYHEGSWTRGIFRRPAGARAVRELRDALDAGESQLPLARDHIFIIAGVFKDFLRSIPGSLLSCELHEDWMEVLEEEEEEEEQVQDVQRMICRLPKENALLLRYLLAVLHGIQGNAQENQMTTFNLSVCIAPSMLWPPGVPCSPEVEGEGTKKVCELVKFMIEHCQEILREHPSSLFGGPPQRLNSEEMGTESWIYPLTDSSYDSLENELDNSSGGSPGLCNRRCLQPKPLQGSLDSILTFSDYDQDTAPETRLNPLGRHRRQELDLSSPRQDAPIVDTSSTLESLSLEGRHMQRRRSEPAIAYVAKFRPCASASTDGVTGEDEDGEEELSKEPSNHTVTRMHSRVQNRRYGGESGLEASSSSLSSTPTSPAPTRSSPDSLDSLSGDQTWATRRGLYPKKTYLPSNSSSGSLSTAVTSTPLTISSVLASSEHAEQEICPKNSPPKEPVSWGTLMGCRGLHPNSWLKKDRRLSLTQQDNLEKQEEDKTAGRPDKSLTPGKPEKGKAGEKGAANLISGSQTKPRTSCRPPKDAGGAGGSHVKGKAGLLKQDSSSPPSHYHSTGNLQFPKSAWFHSPETPITLRQKTPWSDTSAQKCAAQSDATELKQPSPSVFYKQGGPSLSLFKRPKSQSTEQDHNARLYQRRGSEPGRQVVDRAATFTRARLPSDPGLKVSGVDSQGGTSEARYCLSPCATKAVRDYFSSHPQSNPQSSHQVALALVESRREWVKRCSDPTAEPDFDQLLFAEESYV